A section of the Luteolibacter rhizosphaerae genome encodes:
- a CDS encoding DUF1549 and DUF1553 domain-containing protein: MRLSVAILALVSSSLAEELHWAYAPPVKAAVQEAAHPVDALLADLWQKNHLKPAPPAPPRQWLERAAYTLTGLPPSEDQLRRIEASPDEATWKALIDELLASPAYGERWARHWMDVARYADTRGYNFDQDNRYPFAYTYRDWLIKAFNEDLPYDRFVKLQLAADLLSDRPDHPDLAALGFLTVGLRNGPVETLDDRVDVVTRGFLSCTVACARCHDHKTDPISMRDYYSVYSILENTNEPDDKPVIGKPSDEGAFAKYQEEVAKLDEIDRDARQKIVDHVRAKENFANYIDIAWTAKKENWDQGKATAEGFKRGKLRARAIIAWRDFLNEQAWTDSGSARLKQWAAEMDAAADAAARKTLCDALVGEWLGAGEGSELATLGAKGNCPLSYDVNRISEFMDQEDGNQRRQRGSAMSKVMAEHPGSPPRAMSLSDRKDWSQAVIFLRGNPAARGDTFEREWLSFLGGGKFPEGKNPRLSFAEKIADPANPLTARVLVNRVWAWHFGAPLAEPGDFGPQTPRPELLSLLDTLAISFNEKGGSIKELHRLILTSRAFRLGAVGPAENNSIDEANTRFWKWNRRRLDFETMRDRVLATAGALDTSRTGGRSVRLEEESSDPRRSLYAFVDRYALPGTFVSFDLPHPDHHSPKRVETTVPQQALYFLNGPLVLRQASRLVSDPAFKGLADDRSRVNAIYRKLFRRDATMEESALALDWLATANPSDYTPRLGGHWEVRHGPETGAPTEDLASFPIYADNVWKTGPDPSTAPIRWLNVGAGGGHVAANHVMVLRWRSNGAGQVRMLGNLKRTQQGGNTLAWRIDAQGKPAAEGSLAPDSSIDGNGPWIDVKAGDTMDLVLRAPEGDSCGGVAWNLRVEGRESPQAPLEEIASFNRQFPTSNDPAPGATAANPWADLVQMLWASNEFHFID; this comes from the coding sequence ATGCGTCTCTCCGTCGCCATCCTCGCCCTCGTTTCCTCTTCCCTCGCGGAGGAGCTGCATTGGGCTTACGCACCGCCGGTGAAAGCCGCGGTTCAGGAGGCTGCTCACCCGGTGGATGCACTCCTCGCGGACCTGTGGCAGAAGAATCATCTCAAGCCCGCCCCGCCGGCCCCGCCCCGCCAGTGGCTGGAGCGCGCCGCCTACACGCTCACCGGCCTGCCGCCTTCGGAGGACCAGCTGCGCCGGATCGAGGCGAGCCCGGATGAGGCGACATGGAAGGCCCTGATCGACGAGCTGCTCGCCAGCCCCGCTTACGGCGAGCGCTGGGCCCGCCACTGGATGGATGTCGCGCGCTATGCCGACACCCGCGGCTACAATTTCGATCAGGATAACCGCTATCCCTTCGCCTACACCTACCGCGATTGGCTGATCAAAGCCTTCAATGAGGATCTCCCCTACGATCGCTTCGTGAAGCTCCAGCTCGCCGCGGACCTGCTCTCGGATCGGCCGGATCATCCGGACCTTGCGGCTCTTGGATTCCTCACCGTCGGCCTGCGGAACGGCCCCGTCGAAACCCTCGATGATCGCGTCGATGTGGTCACACGTGGATTCCTTTCCTGCACGGTCGCCTGCGCCCGCTGCCATGATCACAAGACCGACCCGATCTCCATGCGGGACTATTACTCGGTCTACTCCATCCTGGAGAATACGAACGAGCCGGACGACAAACCGGTGATCGGCAAGCCCTCGGATGAAGGCGCGTTTGCCAAATATCAGGAGGAAGTCGCGAAGCTCGATGAGATCGACCGCGATGCCCGCCAGAAGATCGTCGATCACGTGCGGGCCAAGGAGAACTTCGCCAACTACATCGACATCGCGTGGACGGCCAAGAAGGAGAACTGGGATCAAGGCAAGGCCACGGCCGAGGGCTTCAAGCGCGGTAAGCTGCGCGCCCGGGCGATCATCGCGTGGCGGGATTTCTTGAACGAACAGGCGTGGACCGATTCCGGCTCCGCCAGACTCAAGCAGTGGGCGGCCGAAATGGACGCCGCTGCGGATGCCGCGGCCCGCAAGACCCTCTGCGATGCGCTCGTCGGCGAATGGCTCGGGGCAGGGGAGGGCAGCGAGCTCGCCACCTTGGGAGCGAAGGGGAACTGCCCGCTGAGCTACGATGTGAATCGTATCTCCGAATTCATGGATCAGGAGGATGGCAACCAGCGCCGCCAACGCGGCAGTGCCATGAGCAAGGTGATGGCGGAGCATCCCGGTTCCCCGCCGCGTGCGATGAGCCTGAGCGATCGCAAGGATTGGTCGCAGGCCGTGATCTTCCTACGCGGGAATCCCGCGGCGCGCGGTGATACCTTCGAGCGTGAATGGCTGTCCTTCCTCGGCGGTGGCAAGTTCCCGGAGGGTAAGAACCCGCGTCTCTCCTTCGCCGAGAAGATTGCGGATCCGGCCAACCCGCTCACCGCCCGCGTCTTGGTGAACCGCGTCTGGGCATGGCATTTCGGCGCCCCGCTTGCGGAGCCCGGCGACTTCGGCCCTCAGACTCCGCGTCCCGAACTGTTGTCCCTGCTCGATACCCTCGCCATCTCCTTCAATGAGAAGGGTGGATCGATCAAGGAACTCCATCGCCTCATTCTGACCTCGCGGGCCTTCCGCCTCGGCGCTGTCGGCCCTGCGGAGAACAACTCGATCGACGAAGCGAACACGCGCTTCTGGAAGTGGAATCGCCGCCGTCTTGATTTCGAGACCATGCGCGATCGCGTGCTGGCTACCGCTGGCGCTCTGGATACCAGTCGCACCGGCGGGCGCTCGGTGCGCTTGGAGGAGGAATCCTCCGACCCCCGGCGCAGCCTCTATGCCTTTGTGGACCGCTATGCTCTCCCGGGCACCTTCGTTTCTTTCGATCTGCCGCACCCGGACCACCATAGCCCGAAGCGGGTGGAGACCACGGTGCCTCAGCAGGCCCTCTACTTCCTGAATGGCCCGCTGGTCTTGCGTCAGGCTTCGCGGCTCGTTTCAGATCCGGCCTTCAAGGGACTCGCCGATGACCGCTCCCGGGTGAATGCGATCTATCGCAAGCTCTTCCGCCGCGATGCGACCATGGAGGAGTCTGCCTTGGCGCTTGATTGGCTCGCGACCGCAAATCCTTCCGACTATACTCCGCGGCTTGGCGGTCACTGGGAAGTGCGTCACGGCCCCGAAACCGGCGCTCCCACCGAAGACCTCGCCAGCTTCCCCATCTATGCGGACAATGTCTGGAAGACCGGTCCCGATCCGTCCACCGCACCGATCCGCTGGCTCAATGTGGGCGCGGGTGGTGGTCACGTCGCGGCCAATCACGTGATGGTCCTCCGCTGGCGTTCGAATGGCGCCGGTCAGGTCAGGATGCTCGGCAACCTGAAGCGCACGCAGCAGGGCGGGAACACGCTCGCTTGGCGCATCGATGCCCAAGGCAAACCCGCGGCGGAGGGCAGCCTGGCACCGGATTCATCCATCGATGGCAATGGTCCATGGATCGATGTGAAGGCCGGAGATACCATGGATCTCGTACTTCGCGCCCCTGAGGGCGACTCCTGCGGCGGCGTGGCGTGGAATCTCCGCGTCGAAGGCCGCGAGTCCCCGCAGGCACCGCTCGAGGAGATCGCCAGTTTCAACCGCCAGTTCCCCACCTCGAATGACCCGGCTCCCGGCGCCACCGCCGCCAATCCGTGGGCCGATCTCGTCCAGATGCTCTGGGCTTCGAACGAATTCCACTTCATCGACTAG
- a CDS encoding DUF1501 domain-containing protein: MSHHAFTAQDLVLDRRDFLQRCGTGFGMLALGGLMSGRASAMPAGGGMPEPHFAPKAKRVVHLFMNGGPSQVDTFDPKPKLQEYHGKTMPLEGLKTERPTGAGLRTPFEFKRYGQSGLEVSELFQHTAKHADDLCVIRSMHADVPNHEPSLMLMNCGDGRLPRPSMGSWISYGLGSENENLPAYVSLCPGGMPIKRAENWRSAFLPGNFQGTYLDSSIEQVDKMIENLRNPGARDSRQARQLEFLRGLNERHLASHQHDPQLEARIRSFELAYRMQSEATDAFDITKEPQHVRDMYGPGAFARQCLMTRRLLERGVRYIQLWHGNGQPWDSHDDIEDHRRLAKECDQGIGALLADLKMRGLLDETLVLWGGEFGRTPAVELPQAGSNAGVMKGRDHNHFGFTVWMAGGGVKGGHVHGATDEFGFKAVDKPVHVHDLHATMLHLLGFDHEKLTYRYSGRDFRLTDVHGHVVNDIIA, from the coding sequence ATGTCCCACCACGCCTTCACCGCACAGGACCTCGTCCTCGACCGCCGCGACTTCCTCCAGCGCTGCGGCACGGGCTTCGGCATGCTCGCGCTAGGTGGCCTGATGAGCGGCAGGGCGTCCGCCATGCCCGCTGGTGGTGGCATGCCCGAGCCTCACTTCGCACCGAAGGCGAAGCGGGTCGTCCACCTCTTCATGAATGGCGGGCCCTCGCAGGTGGATACCTTCGATCCCAAGCCCAAGCTCCAGGAGTATCACGGCAAGACCATGCCGCTGGAGGGCCTCAAGACCGAGCGCCCGACCGGTGCCGGTCTCCGCACGCCTTTCGAGTTCAAGCGTTACGGTCAATCCGGCTTGGAGGTCAGCGAGCTCTTCCAGCACACGGCGAAGCATGCGGACGATCTCTGCGTGATCCGCTCGATGCATGCGGACGTGCCGAACCATGAGCCCTCCCTGATGCTCATGAACTGTGGGGATGGCCGCTTGCCGCGCCCCTCGATGGGCTCGTGGATCAGCTACGGTCTCGGCAGTGAGAACGAGAACCTGCCCGCTTACGTTTCCCTCTGCCCCGGCGGTATGCCGATCAAGCGGGCGGAGAACTGGCGCTCCGCCTTCCTCCCCGGGAACTTCCAAGGCACCTACCTCGATAGCTCGATCGAGCAGGTGGACAAGATGATCGAGAACCTCCGCAATCCCGGGGCCCGCGATTCGCGTCAGGCTCGGCAGCTCGAGTTTCTCCGCGGTCTTAATGAGCGCCACCTTGCCTCGCATCAGCACGATCCTCAACTGGAAGCGCGCATTCGCAGCTTCGAGCTCGCCTACCGCATGCAGAGCGAGGCGACGGATGCCTTCGACATCACCAAGGAGCCCCAGCATGTCCGCGACATGTATGGCCCCGGTGCCTTCGCCCGCCAGTGCCTCATGACCCGCCGTCTCCTGGAGCGCGGCGTTCGTTACATCCAGCTCTGGCACGGCAATGGCCAGCCTTGGGACAGTCACGACGACATCGAAGATCACCGTCGCTTGGCGAAGGAGTGCGACCAAGGAATCGGTGCCTTGCTCGCGGATCTGAAAATGCGCGGTCTCCTCGATGAAACCCTCGTTCTCTGGGGCGGCGAGTTCGGGCGCACCCCCGCCGTCGAGCTTCCTCAGGCCGGTTCGAATGCCGGGGTGATGAAGGGGCGCGATCACAACCACTTCGGCTTCACCGTCTGGATGGCGGGCGGCGGCGTGAAGGGCGGCCATGTCCATGGCGCCACGGATGAGTTCGGCTTCAAGGCCGTCGATAAGCCGGTCCACGTGCACGACCTCCACGCCACCATGCTCCACCTCTTGGGCTTCGACCACGAGAAGCTCACCTACCGCTACTCCGGCCGCGACTTCCGTCTCACGGATGTTCACGGCCACGTGGTGAACGACATCATCGCCTAG
- a CDS encoding HEAT repeat domain-containing protein, whose protein sequence is MKVDWTRMSEELGGGERGGTDLAERALDSILGIELIHGAIDHYINHLPGFELARSFLIHVRSPAAMDYCYRLYKEHPDIECRRAAVELLRMICDRSKLPWVDELLEDPDPSIQALGASMLDQLLFAGSVDASECAGLLTKLLHHPNAHVRHYHSLIMQAAASA, encoded by the coding sequence ATGAAAGTCGATTGGACCCGCATGTCGGAAGAGTTGGGAGGTGGCGAACGAGGTGGCACGGATCTGGCCGAGCGGGCCCTCGATAGCATTCTCGGAATCGAGCTGATTCACGGCGCGATCGATCACTACATCAACCATCTTCCAGGCTTTGAACTGGCCCGTTCCTTCCTGATTCACGTCAGGTCTCCGGCAGCAATGGATTACTGCTACCGCCTTTACAAGGAGCACCCGGACATTGAATGCCGGCGTGCAGCGGTAGAGCTTCTCAGAATGATTTGCGACCGAAGCAAACTTCCATGGGTGGACGAACTCTTGGAAGATCCCGACCCCTCTATCCAAGCCTTGGGCGCCTCAATGCTCGATCAGCTGCTATTTGCGGGATCTGTTGATGCATCGGAATGCGCCGGGCTTCTTACCAAGCTGCTCCATCATCCCAACGCGCATGTCAGACACTACCACTCCTTGATCATGCAAGCGGCCGCATCCGCTTGA
- a CDS encoding SMI1/KNR4 family protein → MSAEYAKAFDEVTAFLRSQGVEPEIERSAPVTLEEVARFQEATGIELPPAFSEFFTAFANGYEFAWDSDGEGGAFSMPDLATLADLRGDWVERVSEFADDPGSMDQCVEPDYRDEAFRIWGRMRSWVPFIEESNGDSFCLDLASGTIVFDKHDWFDGFGEIAETNGMIAGSSLLDFIRTWGRFSFMPQWFTDAPHPAPQTHLEWIPGDSRFEREN, encoded by the coding sequence ATGAGCGCTGAATACGCGAAGGCTTTTGATGAGGTGACCGCGTTCCTGAGGTCGCAAGGCGTCGAGCCCGAGATTGAGAGGTCCGCTCCGGTGACACTCGAGGAAGTTGCCAGATTTCAGGAGGCGACGGGCATCGAGCTGCCGCCTGCGTTCAGCGAATTCTTTACGGCCTTCGCCAATGGATACGAATTTGCGTGGGATAGCGATGGTGAGGGAGGGGCATTCTCGATGCCGGACCTCGCGACGCTGGCGGATCTGAGAGGAGATTGGGTCGAGCGAGTCTCTGAATTCGCTGACGACCCGGGCAGCATGGACCAATGCGTCGAGCCGGACTATCGCGATGAAGCATTCCGGATCTGGGGCAGGATGAGGTCTTGGGTCCCGTTCATCGAGGAGTCCAATGGGGATTCGTTCTGTCTTGATCTCGCGTCCGGGACCATCGTTTTCGACAAGCACGATTGGTTCGACGGATTCGGGGAAATCGCAGAGACGAACGGCATGATCGCCGGGTCGTCCCTTCTCGATTTCATCCGCACATGGGGCCGGTTCTCGTTCATGCCGCAGTGGTTCACTGATGCCCCTCATCCCGCGCCCCAAACGCACCTTGAATGGATTCCAGGTGACTCTCGCTTTGAACGCGAAAACTAA
- a CDS encoding NADH-quinone oxidoreductase subunit A, with protein MSSQFLPVFVQILVAIGFAAVSLTLSVLLGKSARTNKIKDSAYECGMLPIGEGSPRFSVKFYLVAMLFVIFDIEVVFMYPWAVQFRDLVAGGNAVPLVSMAGFAGILAFAYVYALKKGALTWRN; from the coding sequence ATGTCCTCGCAGTTCCTTCCCGTCTTCGTCCAGATCCTGGTCGCCATCGGTTTCGCCGCGGTGAGCCTGACCCTGAGCGTGCTGCTCGGAAAGTCGGCGCGGACGAACAAGATCAAGGACAGCGCCTACGAGTGCGGGATGCTTCCGATCGGTGAAGGTTCACCGCGTTTCTCGGTGAAGTTCTACCTGGTCGCGATGCTCTTCGTGATCTTCGACATCGAGGTGGTCTTCATGTATCCGTGGGCGGTGCAATTCCGCGATCTGGTGGCCGGTGGCAATGCCGTGCCGCTGGTGTCGATGGCTGGCTTTGCGGGTATCCTGGCCTTCGCCTACGTCTATGCGCTCAAGAAGGGCGCGCTGACCTGGCGGAATTGA
- a CDS encoding aspartate 1-decarboxylase, translating to MFRQVLKSKLHRAMITAADVEYEGSIEIPTDLMETVGLWAGEKVLVASITTGNRLETYVQPGPAGTGNIIINGGAAHRIKKGERVAIMAFGISETPVLAQKVVLDEENRILRDGR from the coding sequence ATGTTCCGCCAGGTGCTCAAATCCAAGCTTCACCGTGCCATGATCACTGCCGCCGACGTCGAGTACGAAGGCAGCATCGAGATCCCGACGGATCTCATGGAAACGGTCGGCCTGTGGGCCGGAGAAAAGGTGCTGGTGGCATCCATTACCACCGGCAACCGCTTGGAGACCTACGTGCAACCGGGACCGGCCGGCACGGGTAACATCATCATCAACGGCGGGGCTGCGCACCGGATCAAAAAGGGCGAACGCGTCGCCATCATGGCCTTCGGCATTTCGGAGACACCTGTGCTTGCGCAGAAGGTCGTCCTCGACGAAGAAAATCGAATCCTGCGTGACGGACGCTAG
- a CDS encoding mechanosensitive ion channel family protein produces MGLHHFFHAAGALAITPWAAAEYYGTPLWVWICLPFLVGVAFLLAKLAGRVADSVIRRGEPRAARLVGLLRAVRTPAEFAFGVWIFKIGRSFMPMAENTKVFLGYCELAAWTVVGIWLLVRLTSFGCDRLASFFDRSGRSHAKAVIPLLRKVVKTAVVLFGLIFLLQNFDVDVGAMLAGLGIGGLALALASKKTVEDLFAGATLVVDQPARVGDVCKYGNSTGTVEDIGLRSTRIRTPERTLITIPNSKFSEMEIENLAYRDRILLKTTIGISYDNSPQQMRAILAGIRQMLAKRDDIAEGARVRFIAITESALQIEIFAYVKTRDFNLFLEVREKVFLGIMDIVTGEGAGFASPSPPVVLERDSKSLQPA; encoded by the coding sequence ATGGGATTGCATCATTTCTTTCACGCGGCGGGAGCCCTCGCCATCACCCCGTGGGCCGCGGCAGAATATTACGGCACGCCGTTGTGGGTCTGGATCTGCCTGCCCTTTCTCGTGGGGGTGGCGTTCCTCCTCGCCAAGCTGGCTGGCCGGGTGGCCGACTCGGTGATCCGGCGAGGTGAACCCCGTGCCGCCCGCCTCGTCGGTCTGCTGCGGGCGGTTCGCACCCCGGCGGAATTCGCCTTCGGCGTTTGGATCTTCAAGATCGGGCGCTCCTTCATGCCGATGGCGGAGAATACCAAAGTATTTCTCGGCTACTGCGAGCTCGCGGCATGGACGGTGGTGGGCATCTGGCTGCTGGTGCGGCTGACCAGCTTCGGTTGCGACCGGCTCGCGAGCTTCTTCGACCGGAGCGGGCGCTCCCACGCCAAGGCGGTGATCCCGCTGCTGCGCAAAGTGGTGAAAACCGCGGTGGTCCTCTTCGGCCTGATCTTCCTGCTGCAGAACTTCGACGTGGATGTGGGTGCGATGCTCGCCGGTCTCGGAATCGGCGGTCTGGCCCTCGCCCTCGCCAGCAAGAAGACGGTGGAGGATCTGTTCGCCGGGGCCACCTTGGTCGTGGACCAACCTGCGCGGGTGGGAGACGTCTGCAAGTACGGCAACAGCACTGGCACGGTGGAAGACATCGGACTGCGCTCCACCCGCATCCGGACGCCGGAACGAACCCTGATCACCATCCCGAACTCCAAGTTCTCGGAGATGGAGATCGAGAACCTCGCCTACCGCGACCGGATCCTGCTGAAGACCACGATCGGAATCAGCTACGACAACTCACCGCAGCAGATGCGGGCCATTCTCGCGGGGATCCGTCAGATGCTCGCCAAGCGGGACGACATCGCGGAGGGGGCCCGCGTGCGCTTCATCGCGATCACCGAGTCCGCCCTGCAGATCGAGATCTTCGCCTACGTGAAGACGCGCGACTTCAACCTGTTCCTAGAGGTTCGCGAGAAGGTGTTCCTCGGGATCATGGACATCGTTACCGGGGAAGGAGCGGGCTTCGCCTCGCCATCGCCGCCGGTGGTGCTGGAACGAGATTCCAAATCACTGCAACCCGCATAA
- the rpmB gene encoding 50S ribosomal protein L28: MARVCSIRGSRVRSGGKINRSGLAKKKGGIGRHVTKVVKRKVAPNLQSKRIWVPELNRWVRLTLSAKAIKTINKNGAHATLKEAGLI; this comes from the coding sequence ATGGCCCGCGTCTGCAGCATCCGAGGAAGCCGAGTCCGTTCCGGCGGCAAAATCAACCGTTCCGGTCTCGCCAAGAAGAAGGGCGGTATCGGTCGTCACGTGACCAAGGTCGTGAAGCGCAAGGTCGCTCCGAACCTCCAGTCCAAGCGCATCTGGGTTCCCGAGTTGAACCGCTGGGTCCGCCTCACCCTGAGCGCGAAGGCGATCAAGACGATCAACAAGAACGGTGCCCACGCGACCCTCAAGGAAGCCGGCCTGATCTAA
- a CDS encoding GYF domain-containing protein: MIARDQQQWFYATPDGQKVGPVGFDYLIELSQSGRLDPRNDLVWSTALNDWEPAGEVEGLFERRAVKRDSDSLAGTETLSQTGEYNAAPIVSKGHPAGVGRVGFLMGAIVVPMAIALGWGMVTGYILPYAPESVKPYLPMMALPLANLLSLVTTIKRLQNVGMSGWWFFGFFIPLLNFWLLYRCIACPPGYAVVKKLGAMGILLAILYWGSLVAFGSLLALGALGSLGELKSSGTLDELLKQFNELRDSAVPNR; the protein is encoded by the coding sequence GTGATCGCCCGCGACCAGCAGCAATGGTTCTATGCCACCCCGGATGGACAAAAAGTCGGTCCGGTGGGCTTTGATTATTTGATCGAGCTCTCCCAGTCGGGTCGTCTGGATCCGCGCAACGATCTGGTCTGGAGCACCGCCTTGAACGATTGGGAGCCTGCCGGCGAGGTCGAAGGTCTCTTCGAGCGCCGGGCGGTAAAGCGGGATTCCGATTCGCTCGCCGGCACCGAAACGCTTTCGCAAACCGGCGAGTACAATGCCGCCCCGATCGTTTCCAAGGGTCATCCCGCGGGAGTCGGCCGGGTCGGCTTCCTCATGGGCGCGATCGTCGTTCCGATGGCGATCGCACTCGGGTGGGGCATGGTGACCGGCTACATTCTCCCCTATGCTCCCGAGAGCGTGAAGCCCTACCTGCCGATGATGGCGCTGCCCTTGGCGAACCTGCTGTCCTTGGTCACCACCATCAAGCGGCTCCAGAACGTCGGCATGAGCGGATGGTGGTTCTTCGGCTTCTTCATACCCCTGCTGAATTTCTGGCTGCTCTATCGCTGCATCGCCTGTCCTCCGGGTTACGCGGTGGTGAAGAAGCTGGGGGCGATGGGTATCCTCCTTGCGATTCTCTACTGGGGTAGCCTCGTGGCCTTCGGCTCGCTCCTGGCTCTCGGTGCACTCGGCTCCCTGGGCGAGTTGAAAAGCTCGGGCACCCTCGACGAACTCCTCAAGCAGTTCAACGAGCTCCGCGACTCGGCGGTTCCGAACCGCTGA
- a CDS encoding TlpA disulfide reductase family protein translates to MKTSFAALFLALSATAAFGQKQGDTVTPESLGKLEWVKGEAPASWEPGKVYILECWATWCGPCIAAIPHVDALYDKYQEKGLGVIGVNVWEDGKDKVAEFVKTKGDGMSYPIAYTGKGGAFEKEWLEPAGVKGIPHAFIVKDGKVVLTSHPAQLSEEVIEALLSGGDGEAKALEAIKAKQAEQEKMSKVFQEFRAASKNKDIAGMEKALGELGTLDAENPNLTALKMEVSIAKQDWAAAETQIMELHGKPSAIMVLMQAARTASEPEMPAGFRKVVATELSSVLETNKQAFLIPTLVKLQWGLGEKEAAQASAKKGAEYAREAAAKNPKFPVVPFERFAEAVEKGEIPDDATFSGWIKEASSVAVKPAVPAAEVKPAPEAATKN, encoded by the coding sequence GTGAAAACGTCGTTTGCAGCACTGTTCCTCGCCCTCTCTGCCACCGCGGCCTTTGGCCAGAAGCAGGGAGACACGGTCACTCCCGAATCCCTCGGCAAGCTCGAATGGGTGAAGGGTGAAGCACCGGCTTCCTGGGAGCCCGGTAAGGTTTATATCCTCGAATGCTGGGCCACCTGGTGCGGTCCCTGCATTGCCGCCATCCCGCATGTCGACGCCCTCTACGACAAGTATCAGGAGAAGGGTCTGGGCGTGATCGGCGTGAACGTCTGGGAAGACGGTAAGGACAAGGTGGCCGAATTCGTGAAGACGAAGGGCGACGGCATGTCATACCCGATCGCCTACACCGGCAAAGGTGGCGCTTTCGAAAAGGAGTGGCTGGAGCCGGCCGGAGTGAAGGGCATCCCGCACGCGTTCATCGTGAAGGATGGCAAGGTGGTGCTCACGAGCCACCCGGCGCAACTCAGCGAAGAGGTGATCGAGGCTCTGCTTTCCGGCGGTGATGGCGAGGCGAAGGCGCTGGAGGCGATCAAGGCCAAGCAGGCGGAGCAGGAGAAGATGTCGAAGGTTTTCCAGGAGTTCCGCGCGGCCTCGAAGAACAAGGACATCGCCGGGATGGAGAAGGCTCTTGGCGAGCTTGGGACGCTGGATGCGGAAAATCCCAACCTTACGGCTTTGAAGATGGAGGTCAGCATCGCGAAGCAGGATTGGGCGGCGGCGGAGACCCAGATCATGGAGCTTCATGGGAAACCATCTGCCATCATGGTACTCATGCAGGCGGCACGCACGGCTTCCGAGCCGGAGATGCCTGCGGGCTTCCGCAAGGTAGTGGCCACCGAGCTGTCCTCGGTGCTGGAGACGAACAAGCAGGCCTTCCTGATTCCCACGCTGGTGAAGCTCCAGTGGGGACTCGGCGAGAAGGAGGCGGCCCAAGCCTCCGCCAAGAAGGGCGCGGAATACGCCCGTGAGGCGGCCGCGAAGAACCCGAAGTTCCCGGTGGTTCCCTTCGAGCGTTTCGCCGAAGCGGTCGAAAAGGGAGAAATCCCGGATGACGCCACCTTTTCGGGCTGGATCAAGGAAGCTTCGAGCGTCGCCGTGAAGCCTGCCGTCCCGGCGGCGGAGGTGAAGCCGGCTCCTGAAGCGGCGACCAAGAACTAA
- a CDS encoding DoxX family protein yields the protein MKSFLQLKFIPLNPSIGLLLLRVWLGGSMIGLHGWSKLQKLLDGDRIGDPIGIGPVPTLILAVFTELILSAFLVLGFLTRFSALMLACTMAIAWAVSHKMALSGPGNGELAFIYLAGFLAILLCGGGKYGIEKS from the coding sequence GTGAAATCGTTCCTGCAGCTCAAGTTCATCCCGCTCAATCCCTCCATCGGCCTCCTTCTGCTCCGCGTCTGGCTCGGCGGCTCGATGATCGGCCTGCACGGCTGGAGCAAGCTGCAGAAGCTCCTCGACGGTGACAGAATCGGAGATCCCATTGGTATCGGCCCCGTACCCACCTTGATTCTCGCCGTCTTTACCGAACTTATTCTCTCCGCCTTCCTCGTCCTCGGCTTCCTTACCCGCTTCTCCGCCTTGATGCTCGCCTGCACCATGGCCATCGCTTGGGCGGTGAGCCACAAGATGGCGCTTTCCGGGCCCGGCAATGGCGAACTCGCCTTCATCTACCTCGCCGGCTTTCTCGCCATCCTCCTCTGCGGCGGGGGCAAATACGGCATCGAGAAGAGCTAG